The genomic DNA TAATAAGAAGTTGACGAGCTTAAACAATGGCAAAATGCGATAGTTAGATGGGATTCGAGAAAAACAAGATCAACCAACAATAAAAGTGGTTGCATCTTCCTAAAAAGGACTGGACgagtttttttataatcaaataagCGTGATTAGTggaagtatatattattaaacggAGTAGTATAAAATTTGTCTTCAAGTAAGTAATAATGGTTTATTTGCATGTAAATCAAATCAAGACCCTTCCTTCTTCAATCAACGTTTAGTGGACAAATCACACGTGGCGTTTCAGTAGATCTTAATTATTGGATTAGGCAAAGCAGGTGCAGTTGTGGGCCCCTCTCTAATTACATtgtgttttttatatatccatGCAAcggtttaaaatattattactattagACTCATTAGGATTCCACCAATATAATTGTTgaataaacatttataaaaataacgtCGTCACTGATGCTTTgattaatcaaacaattaatcCAAATGAAAAATGAATTATGATTAGAGAAAGACAAACGAAATAATGACCAAAATGCCGTATATATAATAATGGCCAATGGGTACAAATTGCAAGGTATAATTCAGAATTAATATATACTTCtataaaaaaggagaaattatgattttttttttttgtagaaaaaagcCTGCGTTTACAGAGGCCCAAACATCAATGCACGAATAATGTAAGTGTACCTAGTAAACAAGTAAAGTGTATTGTaccacaaaaatacaaaattgatttatctttttgcttatgttttcaatcatttaaaaagtaaaaaaaaaaataaaaaaaattgtccagTCCACAATGTTGTTACACGAACACGACGACAGTAAAAAGTACGATATACATTCATTCAAccatataaaaaatgtatagaAGAATGAACGAATGGCTAGAAATgtgtaaatgtaaataataaatgttgAAGGGTTATTAAATCCACAACGTCCCTTCTCTCGAGATGAGACTCTCTTCTTCGCTCTGTCTATCTCTCTTtggaataaagaaaagaaaaaagagataagGGGAAAGCAACTTTTAATCTGATTTTTGTGAGAGAGGATCATCATTTCATCACtccgagtgagagagagagagagagtcccCATATGAGCAGAAGAAAGCAGTCAGAATTTTTCAATAATTGTATGTACCAAATTCTCTCTATTCTTCTcactcttttgttttcatttaaaagttatattaaCTCTTACAGTTACACAACTTACAAAGCCGCACTGAAATCCTCATTTGCTttaatcttctcttctctctctctctctctacttacTCCTCCATGGAAGCTACTGAGTTATGATCCTTGCCCTTACCGGATCTGACGGCTCTTAAAACTATGCTGAGAAACAAACCTAGAGCAGCCGTGACGAAGAAACAACAAGCATCGTCGTCTCTAATGGCTGATCAACCCCCAGTCCCAGTCccaccaccttcttcttcttcttcaaaactcaacaacacttgccactcttcatcttctctctttagCTCCCCGAAGTTTAGGTTTTTTGCTTCAAAGATGACTCCTCCTTTTGACTCTGATTTCTCTCTCGTCAGCCCTACCTCGATCCTCGAAGCTAACCCATCATTCTTCTCCTCCAAAAACACTAAACCCACTACCTATTTCGAGCCCACGATCCCTAATCCCCAAAGGTTTCACCCACCTGACACCTTTGGCCTCGCCGATCTCGTCAAATACGGAGACAGTAACNNNNNNNNNNNNNNNNNNNNNNNNNNNNNNNNNNNNNNNNNNNNNNNNNNNNNNNNNNNNNNNNNNNNNNNNNNNNNNNNNNNNNNNNNNNNNNNNNNNNNNNNNNNNNNNNNNNNNNNNNNNNNNNNNNNNNNNNNNNNNNNNNNNNNNNNNNNNNNNNNNNNNNNNNNNNNNNNNNNNNNNNNNNNNNNNNNNNNNNNNNNNNNNNNNNNNNNNNNNNNNNNNNNNNNNNNNNNNNNNNNNNNNNNNNNNNNNNNNNNNNNNNNNNNNNNNNNNNNNNNNNNNNNNNNNNNNNNNNNNNNNNNNNNNNNNNNNNNNNNNNNNNNNNNNNNNNNNNNNNNNNNNNNNNNNNNNNNNNNNNNNNNNNNNNNNNNNNNNNNNNNNNNNNNNNNNNNNNNNNNNNNNNNNNNNNNNNNNNNNNNNNNNNNNNNNNNNNNNNNNNNNNNNNNNNNNNNNNNNNNNNNNNNNNNNNNNNNNNNNNNNNNNNNNNNNNNNNNNNNNNNNNNNNNNNNNNNNNNNNNNNNNNNNNNNNNNNNNNNNNNNNNNNNNNNNNNNNNNNNNNNNNNNNNNNNNNNNNNNNNNNNNNNNNNNNNNNNNNNNNNNNNNNNNNNNNNNNNNNNNNNNNNNNNNNNNNNNNNNNNNNNNNNNNNNNNNNNNNNNNNNNNNNNNNNNNNNNNNNNNNNNNNNNNNNNNNNNNNNNNNNNNNNNNNNNNNNNNNNNNNNNNNNNNNNNNNNNNNNNNNNNNNNNNNNNNNNNNNNNNNNNNNNNNNNNNNNNNNNNNNNNNNNNNNNNNNNNNNNCCTATTTCGAGCCCACGATCCCTAATCCCCAAAGGTTTCACCCACCTGACACCTTTGGCCTCGCCGATCTCGTCAAATACGGAGACAGTAACAGAGACCACTCGAGTAAACCTGTCAACAAGATGGTCCTTTTCGGCTCTAAACTCAGAGTCCAGATCCCATCAGCTGATTTTGGAACTAAAACCGGGATGAGATACCCTGCTCATGGTCATGGACAGGGACAGGGACAACTCAGTCCTTGTGTCCAGGCGAAGAAGGTCTTAGCCGTGAGCGAGGTTGACCAGACGGAGGACTACACGCGCGTCATATCTCACGGTCCAAACCCAACCATCACTCATATCTTCGACAACTCTGTTTTCGTGGAGGCTACtccttgctctgtttctttaccACCACCACTAGTAGCCATGGCGATGGATACCACCAAGAACACGTAGACTTTCCTAAGCTATTGCTTCACCTGCAAGAAGAATCTTGACCAGAAACAAGACATCTATATATACAGGTCCGTCCACAATCTATctatatcactatatatatatatatatggtcagtCTGATCATGGAGTTGCAAAATCTAAACTTAATTGCAATGGTTGTGTGTGCAGAGGAGAGAAAGGGTTTTGCAGTAGCGAGTGCAGGTACCAGGAGATGCTTCTTGATCAAATGGAGACCTAGCACCCCACTCTTCATCTCTTCTATTTTAATGGTTCTTGATTTTGTCACagcatcatcctcttcttcttttctctgtttttttttttttttttttttttttttttttttttttttttttttttttttttttNNNNNNNNNNNNNNNNNNNNNNNNNNNNNNNNttttttttttttttttttttttattgtattttttttgtgtttgttgtatttCTTCTAGTCATAACCTTTCTCGCCTGCAGATATgtgaaagatagagagagagttaataacttcttctttttttgtctctgtGAGTGACTTGGAGAGCTGACTAATATCATAAATTTACAGAATACTGAGATCTTAATCAAAAACTCGAAAGCATCATCAATATTTACTATGACTCGCTCTTTgcgtttttttcctttttcaactTTAACATTCATTCAAGATTACAATGTTTGAGACAACAAAGGCTGACTGATAGAGCCTCAACTCAACATATAAACTTTACAAAACCGGCACACAAGCCACAAAGATATGGAAGATACTCACAAAGGATTGATTGAGAGACTCCTTAGCGTACTCGTTTTGAAGATGTGCGCTGTTAGAGACAGTGCTAGTTATTTGCTATCGAGCCATTTCccttcatttttaattttattaaccGGACCGGAAAGTAAACATCATTCTGAACCCTCAAACTCATTTTTTATCGAGAaatgtttctactttctaggAAGCTAACTGAACTCTTGTTTCATATTGTCATGTGAcacgtttttcttcattatGAATAATctagtttggtttagtttatatagaaaaagatcAACTGATTCGGTATACGAGTATAATTTTCTCATGTTATACCCGAAGGCTTTATCATCCATTATTAGTCCGGCCCCATAAAGACGGGCATAATATGGGCCGTTTCTATTATAGTCGCAGGTAAATGAGGTTAGTAGAGAGTAGAGACCCATATGAGGTTACATTCACGTTGAGGACCCctgatatttttttgaaataggcTCTTAAATTTCAGTATTAGAGCAGCTAGAAGCCCAATTTATGGATCCAATTCTGNtttttttttttttttttttttttttttctgttgttgatgtagGGATCCAATTAAGATGATTTGACTGTAATATTAGGAACTCATATATGCAACATGGattgtaattattttgttaatggtGAAGTAAGTAAAGTGCCAATAAGAGTGATGAGAGGAAACTCATATGTGTTCAGACTTTGAATATGATGTCAGGTTCCTCCATATTTTGGCATTGGCccacaaaaacttaatttaaaagtGGCAGTATTATATAATTAGAGGCAAGTCTAAGTATTCTTTGTTGTAAATCAAGTGATTTTGTGAATAAGGAAGgaacatatatatgaagaaacaaagttttCATAAGTAAATTGAAGTGTACATATCCCTTTTGGGGTTCCCGTGACACCATGCATCATTGACCCTCTTTCATTTCATTTGCAGTGTACAGATGAAGGAATATAATACTTTTTTGTAggtaaaaaaatgatttgtcgtaagaaaaaaatgttacaaacgAATATTTATCTCTCTGATGTAATGAAACTGATCTTTCAATAGAAAGATGGGCCGAATCCGCCAGAGAGGTTCTCTCGTCCGTATTATGTTCATTGTCGTCGCTACACGAcaataactctttttttcctttgggtGCAGTTTCTAACAAAACAGTAAGTAACACACAAGTCGcctttatctttaatttattaaacaaatgctgaaagaaaaaaataaaataaatacagattcatgtactatatattattcaagaagacaagaagatcTTAGCAAGATCCATGTACTATAAAAATTTGCCCCTGCCTTCACTTTAAAATTACATATTCGACTTCATTCCtctaaccccaaaaaaaaaaaactatttaaagcaacaaaaactaaaaactgagAGAAGTCCAAAAATCCACACGTGTGCGGTCAGGTCCTTATTATACACATGACGGTGGTGCcgatttatttttagtattattgcTTCACTTGTATTTgctgcttttttcttcttttttttattgtcaaccACTTGTACTCTCTCTGTCCCACAAAGAGCTTAAATTTTGCTCTCTTctctataaaattttaaattataagtatgTTCTTAAgtttttatatgaaatatatcAGTTTAATTTAAGCTAACTGATGAGCTATGTTATTAAtcagttaagaaaaaaaaacaaaaacaaaaaacactgtAATAGTTAGATCGGTTCGTGTTaaccaaagtaaaaaagaaaaaaaagaaagtggtTTGAATAAGAATATTTTATCGACGGTTCACTCGTGATTATATGGTCTATATGACTCGCATTATTGGATGCATCAAACATTCgactttatatatttgatatttagtTGTTGGCTAGTTGACTCGTATTTCTTGCTTTTATTTTCTCCAccgttttatttttatttatttatttggggATTCTTGAAAGTCTCATAACCGGCTTTGGTGGATATGATATCTAAACACGacatcacaattcacaagcttaataatatttaatcaCCGTTTGTTAAGAAAACCGAAAGAAAAACTAAACGAGAATAGTTTTTTCATCTTTAACGTTTTGAATCTCTCATTCGCCGCCAATATTACTCGTTTATGTAACATACACGCTGCAAACGTATTTTCTAAAACACCTTTTCGAAACTATTTGTGTTGGTTTCTACAGATTCAtgtaaatgtataaaaaaagTCAAACATGCGCGAGAACGACATTATAGCATAATCTTAGTATGcataaaagaaactcaaaaagttTGTTCTACTTGAAATTGTCTTCAAAGTATAAAACAAAGACATACTCCAACAGAATATGTAAAATCATAAGGGAAATTTACTACTCtaaattaggtaatattaccagaatcaaCAAAtcagtgtttttgttttatgttacaggaaaaaacataattacaaaaatgtcattgccatGTGAGATGCCACGTTAGAAATCactgacgtgtattaaataactcagccgtaatgcgttacagaggtaatgacggctgagttatggtatgttgcagctgatttatggaaaaaacatttgagtaagaacGGACGACTGACTTagaacataactcagccaatcGTTACAGCTGATTTAATGAAATCTGGTTGAGttataccataactcagccgccCTTACGCCTGAGTTATAATCCGATGGTTAAGTTGTAAATTTTttgctgagttatcactacgacaagGCTGAATTATCATTCtgaatctggctgagttatgaacaacggctgacttatgagatgtggttatggctgagttatggttaagttttataactcagccgccaTGAGCTGACTTATCGTAAAATTCAGTcattttacggctgacttagtagcaaaagattaattactagaatagaatatcattcagttacggctgacttatttaacgatacggctgagttacaaattttcagttgagttatgacattaagcggctgaatttggtaaccattttttgctttttaattactgtgaTATTATTCATGTTGCGGCtaagttataattttgtttgatggctgatttaattaggctgatttacatgtttgtttggtggctgacttgccacttcgGATGCATCATCTATATCAGCATtccatatcatcatcttctccggaAAGACGAAACGTCGTTTCTTcaactcttgttcttcaactggttaaaaagtgtttttcaccttgttcttccccttctttttcttattgttcttca from Camelina sativa cultivar DH55 chromosome 7, Cs, whole genome shotgun sequence includes the following:
- the LOC104699556 gene encoding protein MARD1-like isoform X1, translating into MLRNKPRAAVTKKQQASSSLMADQPPVPVPPPSSSSSKLNNTCHSSSSLFSSPKFRFFASKMTPPFDSDFSLVSPTSILEANPSFFSSKNTKPTTYFEPTIPNPQRFHPPDTFGLADLVKYGDSNRDHSSKPVNKMVLFGSKLRVQIPSADFGTKTGMRYPAHGHGQGQGQLSPCVQAKKVLAVSEVDQTEDYTRVISHGPNPTITHIFDNSVFVEATPCSVSLPPPLVAMAMDTTKNT
- the LOC104699556 gene encoding protein MARD1-like isoform X2, encoding MLRNKPRAAVTKKQQASSSLMADQPPVPVPPPSSSSSKLNNTCHSSSSLFSSPKFRFFASKMTPPFDSDFSLVSPTSILEANPSFFSSKNTKPTTYFEPTIPNPQRFHPPDTFGLADLVKYGDSNRDHSSKPVNKMVLFGSKLRVQIPSADFGTKTGMRYPAHGHGQGQGQLSPCVQAKKVLAVSEVDQTEDYTRVISHGPNPTITHIFDNSVFVEATPCSVSLPPPLVAMAMDTTKNT